A single Pseudomonas sp. MM223 DNA region contains:
- the caiD gene encoding Carnitinyl-CoA dehydratase (*Name caiD) → MAIHCEVLTGADGARIGIATLDAPKALNALNLPMIEVLGEQLHAWARDPGVFCVLLRGNGSKAFCAGGDVRALVQACRDHPGSVPPLAASFFAAEYRLDYALHTYPKPLLCWGHGHVLGGGMGLLQGANVRIVTPSSRLAMPEISIGLYPDVGASWFLARLPGKLGLFLGLTGMPINARDALDLGLADRFFGEHQQEALIDELLQLNWQEQTALQLNSLLKAEQHRACAELPEAQWLPRRQVIDGVLDVADAAAAWRALEGLKHHDDPLLAEAGQRLHEGCPLTAHLVWEQIRRARHLSLAQVFQMEYSMSLNCCRHPEFSEGVRARLLDKDNHPRWHWPDVAQVPAAVVEAHFSKAWEGRHPLADLG, encoded by the coding sequence TCATTGTGAGGTACTTACCGGCGCCGACGGCGCCCGCATCGGCATCGCCACCCTGGATGCGCCCAAGGCGCTCAATGCCCTGAACCTGCCGATGATCGAGGTGCTGGGCGAACAACTGCACGCCTGGGCTCGCGACCCGGGGGTTTTCTGCGTTCTGCTGCGCGGCAACGGCAGCAAAGCCTTCTGCGCCGGGGGCGATGTGCGGGCGCTGGTGCAGGCCTGCCGTGACCACCCCGGTAGCGTACCGCCCCTGGCCGCCTCCTTCTTTGCCGCAGAGTACCGCCTGGACTATGCCCTGCACACCTACCCCAAGCCGCTGCTGTGCTGGGGCCACGGGCATGTGCTGGGCGGCGGCATGGGGCTGCTGCAGGGTGCCAATGTGCGCATCGTCACACCCAGCAGCCGGTTGGCCATGCCGGAAATCAGCATCGGCCTGTACCCCGACGTGGGTGCCAGCTGGTTCCTCGCCCGGCTGCCGGGCAAACTGGGGTTGTTCCTGGGGCTGACGGGCATGCCAATCAACGCACGCGACGCCCTTGACCTGGGCCTGGCCGACCGTTTTTTTGGCGAGCACCAGCAGGAGGCGCTGATCGACGAACTGCTGCAACTGAACTGGCAGGAGCAGACCGCCTTGCAACTGAACAGCCTGCTCAAGGCCGAACAACACCGCGCCTGCGCCGAGTTGCCCGAAGCCCAGTGGTTACCGCGGCGGCAGGTGATCGATGGGGTGCTCGACGTGGCCGATGCAGCGGCGGCCTGGCGTGCGCTGGAGGGGCTCAAGCACCATGACGACCCACTGCTTGCAGAAGCCGGACAACGGCTGCACGAGGGCTGCCCACTGACCGCGCACCTGGTATGGGAGCAGATCCGCCGGGCGCGGCACCTGTCCTTGGCGCAGGTGTTCCAGATGGAATACAGCATGAGCCTGAATTGCTGCCGTCACCCAGAGTTCAGCGAAGGTGTGCGTGCCCGCTTGCTGGACAAGGACAACCATCCCCGCTGGCACTGGCCGGATGTGGCTCAGGTGCCGGCGGCGGTGGTCGAGGCGCATTTTTCCAAGGCGTGGGAGGGGCGGCATCCCTTGGCGGATCTGGGTTAG
- the rsuA gene encoding Ribosomal small subunit pseudouridine synthase A (*Name rsuA) yields MRLDRFLANLPSHNRQQVRLMLAQRRVRVDGLVVSDPLTEVREFSRVELDDQVLQAGRPARYLMLHKPAGCVSATQDAQHPTVLDLLPDALRADLHIAGRLDFNTTGLMILTNDGQWSRRLTQPATKLPKHYLVETEDEIGEHYEAKFREGFYFAFEDLTTLPAQLDILGPHQARLAIVEGRYHQVKRMFGFFDNKVVGLHRESMGAIRLDPGLAPGEFRELTADEVATV; encoded by the coding sequence ATGCGCCTCGACCGTTTCCTCGCCAACCTCCCCAGCCACAACCGCCAGCAAGTTCGCCTGATGCTGGCGCAACGCCGTGTGCGGGTAGATGGCCTTGTTGTCAGCGACCCGCTGACCGAGGTACGCGAATTCAGCCGTGTGGAACTCGACGACCAGGTGTTGCAGGCCGGCCGCCCGGCGCGTTACCTGATGCTACACAAACCCGCTGGTTGCGTCAGCGCCACCCAGGATGCGCAGCACCCAACCGTGCTCGACCTGCTGCCCGACGCGCTGCGAGCGGACCTGCACATCGCCGGGCGCCTGGACTTCAACACCACTGGCCTGATGATCCTGACCAACGATGGCCAATGGTCACGGCGCCTGACCCAGCCTGCCACCAAGCTGCCCAAGCACTACCTGGTGGAAACCGAAGACGAGATTGGCGAGCATTATGAGGCCAAGTTCCGCGAAGGCTTCTACTTCGCCTTTGAAGACCTCACCACCCTGCCCGCCCAGTTGGACATCCTTGGCCCGCACCAGGCCCGACTGGCGATCGTCGAAGGGCGTTATCACCAGGTCAAGCGCATGTTCGGGTTCTTCGACAACAAGGTGGTGGGGTTGCACCGGGAGAGCATGGGCGCAATCCGCCTGGACCCTGGTTTGGCGCCCGGGGAGTTTCGTGAGCTGACAGCGGATGAAGTCGCCACTGTCTAG
- the rhlA gene encoding 3-(3-hydroxydecanoyloxy)decanoate synthase (*Name rhlA): MRPEIAVLDIQGQYRVYTEFYRADAAENTIILINGSLATTASFAQTVRNLHPQFNVVLFDQPYAGKSKPHNRQERLISKETEAHILLELIEHFQADHVMSFSWGGASTLLALAHQPRSVKKAVVSSFSPVINEPMRDYLDRGCQYLAACDRYQVGNLVNDTIGKHLPSLFKRFNYRHVSSLDSHEYAQMHFHINQVLQHDLERALDGARNIDIPVLFVNGDRDEYTTVEDARQFGKHVGRSQFSVIRDAGHFLDMENKTACENTRSVLLGFLKPTVREPRQRYQQVQQGQHALAI; the protein is encoded by the coding sequence ATGAGGCCAGAAATCGCTGTACTTGATATCCAAGGTCAGTATCGGGTTTACACGGAGTTCTATCGCGCGGATGCGGCCGAGAATACGATCATCCTGATCAATGGCTCGCTTGCCACCACCGCCTCGTTCGCCCAAACGGTACGTAACCTGCACCCGCAGTTCAACGTAGTACTGTTCGACCAGCCGTATGCCGGCAAGTCCAAGCCGCACAACCGTCAGGAACGCCTGATCAGCAAGGAAACCGAGGCGCATATCCTCCTTGAGCTGATCGAGCACTTCCAGGCAGACCACGTGATGTCGTTCTCGTGGGGTGGCGCAAGCACGCTGCTGGCGCTGGCGCACCAGCCGCGTAGCGTGAAGAAGGCCGTGGTGAGTTCGTTCTCGCCGGTGATCAACGAACCGATGCGCGACTACCTGGACCGTGGCTGCCAGTACCTGGCTGCCTGCGACCGGTATCAGGTTGGCAACCTGGTCAACGACACCATCGGCAAACACCTGCCGTCACTGTTCAAGCGCTTCAACTACCGGCACGTCAGCAGCCTGGACAGCCATGAGTACGCGCAGATGCACTTCCACATCAACCAGGTACTGCAACACGACCTGGAGCGAGCGCTGGATGGTGCGCGCAATATCGACATCCCGGTGCTGTTCGTCAACGGCGACCGCGACGAGTACACCACGGTCGAGGATGCCCGGCAGTTCGGCAAACATGTGGGCAGAAGCCAGTTCAGCGTGATCCGCGATGCGGGGCATTTCCTTGACATGGAAAACAAGACCGCCTGCGAAAACACCCGCAGCGTCTTGCTTGGCTTCCTCAAGCCAACCGTGCGTGAGCCTCGTCAACGCTACCAGCAAGTACAACAGGGGCAGCATGCATTGGCCATCTGA
- a CDS encoding putative sulfate transporter — MFLSRWLPGLANLLHYRREWLHADLQAGLSVAAIQIPIAIAYAQIVGLPPQYGLYACVLPMMVYALIGSSRQLMVGPDAATCAMIAGAVAPLAMGDPQRIVELSVIVTVLVGVMLIAAGLARAGFIASFFSRPILIGYLNGIGLSLIAGQLSKVVGFKIEGDGFILSLINFFQRLGEIHWVTLLIGLAALSLLIWLPRRYPRLPAALMVVALFMLLVGLFGLDRFGVAILGPVPAGIPQLAWPHSNLTEMKSLLRDALGIATVSFCSAMLTARSFAARHGYAINANHEFVALGVSNLAAGVSQGFAISGADSRTAVNDMVGGKSQLVGIIAALVIALILLFFTAPMAWIPQAALGAVLLMAGWGLIDIKSLGRIRRLSRFEFWLCLLTTVGVLGLGVLPGIVFAVTLAILRLLYSIYQPTDAVLGWLPGTEGQVDIRKYKDARTVPGLVVYRFDDAILFFNADYFKMRLLEAVQSQDQPKAMLFDAEAVTNIDVSGIAALREVRDTLAAQGIFFAIARARGTFLRMLVRSGMAREMEDKLLFGSVRAGIRAYRVWRNRSRSVPVVEQG, encoded by the coding sequence ATGTTTCTTTCCCGCTGGCTACCGGGCCTTGCCAACCTGCTGCACTACCGTCGCGAGTGGCTGCATGCCGACCTGCAAGCCGGGCTCTCGGTGGCAGCAATCCAGATCCCGATCGCCATTGCCTATGCGCAAATCGTCGGGCTGCCGCCACAATACGGCCTGTATGCCTGCGTCCTGCCGATGATGGTCTATGCCCTGATCGGCAGCTCGCGCCAACTGATGGTCGGCCCCGACGCCGCCACCTGCGCGATGATCGCAGGTGCCGTGGCACCGCTGGCCATGGGCGACCCGCAGCGCATTGTCGAGCTGTCGGTAATCGTCACAGTGCTGGTTGGCGTGATGCTGATTGCCGCCGGCCTTGCCCGTGCCGGCTTCATCGCCAGCTTTTTCTCGCGGCCGATCCTGATCGGCTACCTCAACGGCATCGGCCTGAGCCTGATCGCCGGGCAATTGTCCAAGGTGGTGGGGTTCAAGATCGAAGGCGACGGTTTCATCCTCAGCCTGATCAACTTCTTCCAGCGCCTGGGCGAAATACACTGGGTAACATTACTTATCGGCCTGGCCGCCCTGAGCCTGCTGATCTGGCTGCCGCGGCGCTACCCGCGCCTGCCCGCAGCACTGATGGTGGTGGCACTGTTCATGCTGCTTGTCGGCCTGTTTGGCCTCGACCGCTTCGGCGTCGCCATCCTCGGCCCGGTACCTGCCGGCATCCCGCAACTGGCCTGGCCCCACAGCAACCTGACGGAAATGAAGAGCCTGCTACGCGACGCCCTGGGTATCGCCACCGTCAGTTTCTGTAGCGCCATGCTCACCGCACGCAGCTTTGCCGCCCGGCACGGCTACGCGATCAACGCCAACCACGAATTTGTCGCCCTGGGCGTGAGCAACCTGGCAGCCGGGGTTTCCCAGGGCTTTGCCATCAGCGGCGCCGACTCACGTACCGCTGTCAATGACATGGTGGGTGGCAAAAGCCAACTGGTGGGCATTATTGCTGCGCTGGTCATTGCCCTGATCCTGCTGTTCTTCACCGCGCCCATGGCGTGGATCCCGCAGGCGGCATTAGGCGCGGTACTGCTGATGGCCGGCTGGGGGCTGATCGACATCAAGTCGCTGGGGCGCATCCGCCGCCTGAGCCGCTTCGAGTTCTGGCTGTGCCTGCTGACCACGGTCGGCGTGCTGGGCCTGGGGGTGCTGCCCGGTATCGTGTTTGCCGTGACCCTGGCGATCCTGCGCCTGCTGTACAGCATCTATCAGCCCACCGATGCCGTGCTGGGCTGGCTGCCAGGCACTGAAGGCCAGGTCGACATCCGCAAATACAAGGACGCGCGTACCGTGCCTGGCCTGGTGGTGTACCGCTTCGACGACGCGATCCTGTTCTTCAACGCCGACTACTTCAAGATGCGCCTGCTCGAAGCAGTGCAAAGCCAGGACCAGCCCAAGGCCATGCTGTTCGATGCCGAAGCAGTCACCAACATCGACGTCAGCGGCATCGCTGCCCTGCGCGAAGTGCGTGACACCTTGGCGGCGCAGGGCATCTTCTTTGCCATCGCACGCGCCCGGGGTACGTTCCTGCGCATGCTGGTGCGCTCGGGTATGGCGCGGGAAATGGAAGACAAGCTGCTGTTCGGCTCGGTGCGTGCGGGCATTCGGGCGTATCGGGTCTGGCGCAACCGGAGCCGCAGTGTGCCGGTTGTCGAGCAGGGCTGA